AATTGCTGGTAAAAGTGGAATATGTGTTGGTTTACTTTCTACATAATCTTTTTCCTTAATAAAAACAATCGGCAAAATCATTACCAAGCCAGAAAAAACAGCTAAACCCCAAATGGTGTATTGCAAGGCGTGAAAACGTTCGGTAACGTGAAAAACAGTCTGAATTAAATCAGCAAAGTTATTGCACAATGCCCCTAAAATCATCCCTAAAACAAAACCAACTTGTTGAAAAGTAGAGAGCTTTACTTTTTCTTCAGCGGTATGCGTTAGCTCCGCAAGCAAAGCATTGTAAGGAATAATATAAGTAGTTACGGAAACGAAAAATCCTGCTAAGACGATTGTTAACCACCAAGCATTACTTAAACTTTCGCCTTTTACCAAAGGATAAAAAACCAAGCTGCAAAAAACAACAGCTGGTAAAATGGCCCATCTCATAATTGGGAAACGCCTTCCTTTTGGGTTGGTACTGCTATCACTAACTGAAGCAATAAATGGGTCGTAAGCGGCATCGAATAACCTACCCGAAGCTGCAATTAAAGAAAGAATGTTAAATGCCCCAAAAACCAATAATTGCGGAACCAGCGGAACCAGACCAGAATTGTTTGGTGGCAGATAAAAGTAAGGAAGCATCACAATGATTAGATTGGTCATGATACTCCAACCCATCATTCCGGCACAGTAGGCAATTTGTTTTTTAAAAGGTAGTGTTTGTATTGGCATTTAAATTTTCGAGAAGGCTTGTTCTAAATCAGCGATAATATACTCAGCTTCTTCCAATCCTACATAAATTCTTATCAACACGTGTCTATTATTGGTTGCATCGAAATCTGTTTTACTTATCCCAGCACAAGCCGGAATAATTAAGCTTTCGTATCCACCCCAAGAAACAGCCATTAAAATGTGCTTTAAGCCATCGCAAAAAGTTTCTATTTTAGTTAAATCAGCATCTTTTAAAATAATGCTAAACAAACCGCCGCATTTTTTCATTTGCTTTTTAGCAAGAGCTAAGTCCTTGTTATCTTGACTAAAAGGATGTAATACTTTTTCAACTTTAGGGTGTGCATTTAAATATGCAATCACCTTATCTGCAGTTTCGCTAATCTTGTCTAGCCTAATTGGCAAAGTTCTTAAACCACGTAGTAAAAGCCAAGC
The sequence above is drawn from the Pedobacter frigiditerrae genome and encodes:
- a CDS encoding MFS transporter, with product MPIQTLPFKKQIAYCAGMMGWSIMTNLIIVMLPYFYLPPNNSGLVPLVPQLLVFGAFNILSLIAASGRLFDAAYDPFIASVSDSSTNPKGRRFPIMRWAILPAVVFCSLVFYPLVKGESLSNAWWLTIVLAGFFVSVTTYIIPYNALLAELTHTAEEKVKLSTFQQVGFVLGMILGALCNNFADLIQTVFHVTERFHALQYTIWGLAVFSGLVMILPIVFIKEKDYVESKPTHIPLLPAIKNTFRNSNFKYYLISDFTYYTALSLMSSGLLYFVTVLLGLPDSDGGKFMGLMVVLSLVFYPFINYGSQKFGKKTLVLLAFGVLSLIFVTIFFLGKLPFEPANQMYLLVVFASFPLAALGILPNAILADIAQKDTLETGENHEGMFFAVKYLFVKLGQTLGIAIFAMLTVYGKDPGNDYGLRLNGVVGFALCVLALLFFTRFKENSNKI